A window of Patescibacteria group bacterium contains these coding sequences:
- a CDS encoding glycosyltransferase translates to MRPWKSRFLAPNGRSTWPWRQGSRCLSLDAKSARMGGSVLTIVIPAKDEETYLPRLLASIRRQTLQPAEIIVADAFSTDRTREVAVSFGARVVDGGMPGPGRNRGAAHASTELILFLDADVELDDPTFLEQAVACMRDRKLDLATCDVFPLSDAPLDHVMHGAYNRYVRALGKAFPHAPGFCLLVRRSLHDAIGGFDESVTFCEDHDYARRGARAGSFGFLPFKVPVSVRRLDRDGRVNIALKFMLAELHLATLGPIKHDLFNYSFGHGKAGRPQA, encoded by the coding sequence ATGCGACCGTGGAAATCCCGCTTCCTGGCGCCAAACGGTCGCTCAACGTGGCCGTGGCGACAGGGGTCGCGTTGTTTGTCCTTGGACGCAAAATCGGCTAGGATGGGTGGTAGTGTGCTGACCATCGTCATCCCCGCCAAAGACGAAGAGACTTACCTGCCGCGCCTTCTCGCGTCCATCCGTCGCCAGACGCTTCAGCCTGCCGAAATCATCGTGGCGGACGCGTTTTCGACCGATCGAACGCGAGAGGTCGCGGTTTCGTTTGGCGCGCGCGTGGTGGATGGCGGCATGCCAGGTCCCGGACGCAATCGCGGCGCCGCGCATGCATCCACCGAGCTCATCCTGTTCCTCGACGCCGACGTGGAGCTTGATGACCCGACGTTCCTCGAGCAGGCCGTCGCGTGCATGCGAGACCGCAAGCTCGACCTCGCCACATGCGACGTGTTCCCCCTTTCCGACGCCCCACTCGACCATGTGATGCACGGCGCCTATAACCGCTACGTCCGCGCCCTCGGCAAGGCGTTCCCGCATGCGCCCGGGTTCTGCCTGCTCGTACGCAGGTCGCTCCATGACGCGATCGGCGGGTTCGACGAGAGCGTCACGTTCTGCGAAGACCACGACTACGCGCGCCGTGGCGCGCGCGCGGGCTCGTTCGGGTTCCTGCCGTTCAAGGTGCCGGTGTCCGTGCGCCGGCTCGACCGCGACGGACGCGTGAACATCGCGCTCAAGTTCATGCTGGCCGAGCTGCACCTGGCCACGCTCGGGCCGATCAAGCACGACCTGTTCAACTATTCGTTCGGGCATGGAAAGGCGGGAAGGCCGCAGGCGTGA
- a CDS encoding TrmH family RNA methyltransferase, translating into MFLIAHDIRSLHNVGSIFRSADAFGVEKLYLTGYTGTPPRNEIAKTALGSQDRMPWEKREDVLALIVELKGKGMTVVALDNREGAVDLSVFARTLSLSKGTKQSPGLALILGSEVEGVPKEVVAACDATVEIPLPGAKRSLNVAVATGVALFVLGRKIG; encoded by the coding sequence ATGTTCCTCATCGCCCACGACATCCGCAGCCTCCATAACGTCGGTTCCATCTTTCGGAGCGCCGATGCCTTTGGCGTGGAGAAATTGTACCTTACCGGATACACCGGGACTCCGCCAAGGAATGAGATCGCGAAGACGGCTTTGGGAAGTCAGGACCGTATGCCGTGGGAAAAGCGGGAAGACGTGCTGGCGCTCATCGTGGAATTGAAGGGAAAGGGGATGACGGTCGTCGCGCTCGACAATCGCGAAGGGGCAGTTGACCTATCTGTCTTTGCGAGGACCCTGAGCTTGTCGAAGGGGACGAAGCAATCTCCCGGTCTCGCCCTGATCCTGGGCAGCGAGGTGGAAGGCGTCCCCAAAGAAGTCGTTGCGGCTTGCGATGCGACCGTGGAAATCCCGCTTCCTGGCGCCAAACGGTCGCTCAACGTGGCCGTGGCGACAGGGGTCGCGTTGTTTGTCCTTGGACGCAAAATCGGCTAG
- the rlmD gene encoding 23S rRNA (uracil(1939)-C(5))-methyltransferase RlmD, producing MKLYQPISGKIERLAHDGSGEISRAEGKPYFIYNTIPGETITALPFKRAKEGVRAELQSVAEASLDRVKPTCPYAGTCGGCKWQHMGYERQLAEKLAGIRDAFEKAGLTCPVSSVMPCPDPLYYRNRMDYVFGRNGELGLKQPNKWWATLDLETCYLLSEESVEVTRRVREWTRKTGLPFWDAKTQTGFFRYLVIREGKNTGERMVMIVTARPEAPQAHQALQELPALLDNLATSVIWGINPHLTDLSIAHEIIPLKGNPWIHERVNGVSYKITPNAFFQTNTVMAAKLQDTVRDFCGDLSGKTLLDLYCGSGFFSLALARDPLMLPLSKGEVARVIGIELSAEAIECAKENAVANGITAEYFASSAEAFDWKGYAPDVVILDPPRAGMHPKVIETILEAAPPVLVYVSCSYTRFIQEFTKLGDKYVLDSATALDLFPQTPHVECVFKLVRRQS from the coding sequence GTGAAATTATATCAACCGATAAGCGGCAAGATCGAACGTCTCGCGCATGACGGCAGCGGGGAGATTTCGCGTGCCGAAGGAAAGCCGTATTTCATCTACAACACGATTCCTGGCGAGACGATCACGGCGCTCCCGTTCAAGCGGGCGAAGGAAGGCGTGCGCGCGGAACTTCAGTCCGTGGCCGAAGCGTCGCTGGATCGCGTCAAACCGACCTGCCCGTATGCCGGCACCTGCGGCGGATGCAAATGGCAGCACATGGGCTACGAGCGCCAGCTCGCCGAAAAGCTTGCTGGCATCCGTGACGCCTTCGAGAAGGCCGGCCTTACATGTCCCGTCTCTTCCGTGATGCCCTGCCCGGACCCGCTGTACTACCGCAATCGGATGGATTACGTGTTCGGTCGCAACGGGGAGCTCGGGCTCAAGCAGCCCAACAAGTGGTGGGCCACGCTCGATCTGGAAACCTGTTATCTCCTTTCTGAAGAGTCCGTCGAGGTGACGAGACGCGTCCGTGAATGGACACGAAAGACGGGTCTGCCCTTCTGGGACGCGAAGACACAAACGGGATTCTTCCGCTACCTCGTCATACGCGAGGGAAAGAACACGGGCGAGCGCATGGTAATGATCGTCACCGCTCGACCTGAAGCTCCCCAAGCTCATCAAGCTCTTCAAGAACTCCCCGCTCTTCTCGACAATCTGGCGACGTCCGTCATCTGGGGCATCAACCCGCATCTGACGGACCTTTCGATCGCCCACGAGATCATCCCGCTCAAAGGCAACCCGTGGATCCACGAACGGGTGAACGGCGTCTCCTACAAGATCACGCCCAACGCCTTTTTCCAGACCAACACGGTGATGGCCGCGAAGCTGCAAGACACGGTCCGTGATTTCTGCGGCGACCTGTCGGGCAAGACGCTGCTTGATCTGTACTGCGGGTCAGGATTCTTCTCGCTGGCGCTGGCGCGCGACCCCCTCATGCTCCCCCTTTCCAAGGGGGAGGTAGCGCGAGTGATCGGCATCGAGCTGTCGGCTGAGGCTATTGAGTGTGCGAAGGAGAATGCGGTCGCGAACGGGATAACTGCCGAATATTTCGCCTCATCCGCCGAAGCGTTCGACTGGAAAGGCTACGCGCCGGACGTGGTGATCCTCGACCCACCGCGCGCCGGGATGCACCCGAAGGTAATCGAAACGATCCTTGAGGCCGCGCCTCCAGTCCTTGTGTACGTATCCTGCAGTTATACGCGTTTTATCCAGGAATTCACGAAGCTCGGCGATAAGTACGTCCTCGACTCCGCCACCGCCCTCGACCTATTCCCGCAGACGCCGCACGTGGAGTGCGTGTTCAAACTCGTCCGTCGTCAATCATAA
- a CDS encoding type II toxin-antitoxin system mRNA interferase toxin, RelE/StbE family yields the protein MEVSYTSRFAREAKKLPASLRSIVKDRVERFLVDPFEPTLKTHKLTGRLQEYWSFSINFRYRIIFRLIDRHHALFHSIGDHSIYD from the coding sequence GTGGAAGTCAGCTATACCTCCAGGTTCGCGCGCGAAGCGAAGAAGCTGCCGGCATCGCTTCGTTCCATCGTGAAAGACCGCGTCGAGCGTTTCTTGGTTGACCCGTTCGAGCCTACACTCAAGACGCATAAATTGACCGGCAGACTCCAGGAATATTGGTCGTTCTCGATTAATTTTCGTTATCGGATCATCTTTCGGCTCATCGACCGGCATCATGCACTTTTCCATTCGATCGGCGACCATTCCATTTATGATTGA
- a CDS encoding ribbon-helix-helix protein, CopG family has translation MRNVVNISLPAELNAVVDREVKGKHYASKSEFFRHLLRDWMAGRLLVDLQEGEKEFTAGKAKKLKKIDELWA, from the coding sequence ATGCGCAACGTCGTGAACATCTCTTTGCCCGCGGAACTGAACGCGGTCGTGGACCGGGAGGTGAAGGGGAAGCACTATGCTTCGAAAAGCGAGTTTTTCAGGCACCTGCTCCGTGATTGGATGGCCGGACGGTTGCTGGTTGACCTGCAGGAAGGCGAGAAGGAATTCACGGCAGGCAAGGCGAAGAAGCTGAAAAAGATCGATGAACTTTGGGCCTAG
- a CDS encoding GTPase Era gives MAETQKKSGFAVMVGRSNVGKSTILNELVGSKVAITTPKPQTTRLPVQGIVSRPEGQVVFVDTPGIIQKSRDSLTQRMTKSAKDSLRDIDVVLYVVDPTRHIGDEEKAVMRMLEDVTKPKFLVINKMDLPEGEREFQDYYDDLQGLYDGTFEVSGKTGKGLDALLAAVFEKLPEGEPYYPEGQLTNMPSERWVAELIREKLFLRLREEVPYSTHVEVEELERREDGTMYVKATVYTTEERYKRMIIGARGQGIKEIGSSTRHELEAVMQTKVFLDLNVDTDPHWVDRME, from the coding sequence ATGGCTGAAACGCAGAAGAAATCCGGGTTCGCCGTGATGGTGGGGCGCTCCAACGTGGGGAAATCCACGATCTTGAACGAACTCGTTGGCTCCAAGGTGGCCATCACCACGCCAAAGCCGCAAACCACCCGCCTGCCCGTTCAGGGCATCGTTTCGCGTCCGGAAGGACAGGTGGTGTTCGTGGACACGCCGGGGATCATCCAGAAGTCCCGCGATTCCCTCACCCAGCGGATGACCAAGTCGGCAAAGGACTCGCTGCGCGACATCGACGTGGTGCTGTATGTCGTGGACCCCACCCGTCACATCGGGGACGAGGAAAAGGCCGTGATGCGCATGCTCGAGGACGTGACGAAACCCAAGTTCCTCGTGATCAACAAGATGGACCTGCCCGAGGGCGAACGGGAATTCCAGGACTATTACGACGACCTTCAGGGGCTCTACGACGGGACGTTCGAGGTATCCGGCAAGACCGGCAAGGGCCTTGATGCGCTGCTCGCGGCGGTGTTCGAGAAGCTGCCGGAGGGCGAACCGTATTATCCGGAAGGCCAGCTCACCAACATGCCGAGCGAGCGCTGGGTGGCCGAGCTCATCCGCGAGAAGCTGTTCCTGCGCCTACGCGAGGAAGTGCCTTACTCCACGCACGTGGAGGTGGAAGAGCTGGAGCGCCGCGAGGACGGGACGATGTACGTCAAGGCGACCGTCTACACCACGGAGGAGCGCTACAAGCGCATGATCATCGGCGCGCGCGGCCAGGGCATCAAGGAGATCGGAAGCAGCACGCGGCATGAGCTGGAGGCCGTGATGCAGACGAAAGTGTTCCTGGACCTGAACGTGGACACGGACCCGCATTGGGTGGACAGGATGGAGTGA
- a CDS encoding prepilin peptidase encodes MFGRRGVRRLLRRRHVPAQGPGHGRQGARWPGLLRRRGGCVVLPLHPGRFHVPHPIRARRELARGRPREGPQLRESGRALGRRLPPLAMMMGALLAFVIGLSVGSFLNVVILRTNAGSSFGGRSRCLSCQAQIAPKDLIPVLSFIALRGKCRSCGERISWQYPLVEFGTGLLFFVFYLRFMYGFGLPPELSPMQSVAFFLRDLAFVTSLMLLFVYDLKYYLILDRFTVPAMAIAFAFNVWVGTFHPYDLLSGGLILGGFFLAQYLFSKGRWIGGGDIRLGVLMGFMLGWKDALGALFIAYALGAVVGLFLIQREKAAWQTQVPFGTFLTLATLVMLLFGRPILTWYMGFFG; translated from the coding sequence ATGTTTGGGCGAAGAGGGGTTCGCCGCCTCCTGCGCCGGCGCCACGTTCCTGCGCAGGGTCCCGGCCACGGTCGTCAAGGGGCTCGATGGCCTGGCCTCCTGCGCCGGCGAGGCGGATGCGTTGTGCTACCTCTCCATCCGGGAAGATTCCACGTACCGCATCCAATTCGAGCTCGAAGGGAATTGGCCCGAGGCCGGCCTCGCGAAGGGCCTCAACTGCGCGAGTCCGGACGGGCTCTCGGCCGGCGCCTGCCGCCTCTAGCTATGATGATGGGCGCGCTCTTGGCCTTCGTCATCGGGCTCTCGGTCGGGAGCTTCCTCAACGTGGTCATCCTGCGCACGAACGCCGGGAGTTCTTTTGGCGGGCGTTCGCGTTGCCTGTCCTGCCAGGCGCAAATCGCCCCAAAGGACCTGATCCCGGTCTTGAGCTTCATCGCGCTGCGCGGCAAGTGCCGAAGCTGCGGCGAGCGCATCTCCTGGCAGTACCCGCTGGTGGAATTCGGCACCGGGCTGCTGTTTTTCGTCTTTTACCTCCGGTTCATGTACGGATTCGGCTTGCCGCCGGAGCTTTCCCCGATGCAGTCGGTGGCGTTCTTCCTGCGCGACCTGGCGTTCGTCACCTCCCTGATGCTCCTGTTCGTCTACGACCTCAAGTATTACCTCATCCTGGATCGGTTCACGGTCCCGGCCATGGCGATCGCGTTCGCCTTCAACGTGTGGGTTGGCACCTTCCATCCGTACGATCTCCTGTCGGGAGGGCTGATCCTGGGCGGATTCTTCCTGGCCCAATACCTGTTCTCCAAAGGCCGCTGGATCGGCGGCGGGGACATCCGCCTGGGCGTGCTCATGGGATTCATGCTCGGCTGGAAGGACGCGCTGGGCGCCCTGTTCATCGCCTATGCCCTGGGTGCCGTCGTGGGGCTCTTCCTCATCCAGCGCGAGAAGGCGGCCTGGCAGACGCAGGTCCCGTTCGGCACGTTCCTTACCCTGGCAACGCTCGTGATGCTGCTGTTCGGACGACCGATCCTCACGTGGTACATGGGGTTTTTTGGGTGA
- a CDS encoding response regulator, which yields MAATRGRGCPTRRTCVRCSTRSDRAWPCRSGSRCATSSSVPARKRQLLIVDPDATFAGIYARRFEAARWVARLAPDAKEARKLVAKKAPDAMLLDADTVPEAFALVRALKEDPTSSGIVVVALTARGDREHVRETLACGTDGYLLKGHVTPTETRAHVERLVKERVRM from the coding sequence ATCGCGGCGACCCGTGGGCGCGGGTGTCCTACCCGGCGGACCTGCGTCCGGTGCTCGACGAGATCGGACCGCGCATGGCCGTGTCGATCGGGCTCGCGATGCGCGACATCGAGTAGTGTGCCTGCCCGCAAGCGCCAGCTGCTCATCGTTGATCCGGACGCGACGTTCGCCGGCATCTACGCGCGGCGGTTCGAGGCGGCCCGGTGGGTCGCGCGCCTCGCGCCGGACGCGAAGGAGGCGCGCAAGCTCGTCGCGAAGAAGGCTCCGGACGCGATGCTCCTCGACGCCGATACGGTGCCGGAGGCGTTCGCGCTCGTCCGCGCGCTCAAGGAAGACCCGACCAGCTCCGGCATCGTCGTGGTCGCGCTCACGGCGCGCGGGGACCGCGAGCATGTGCGCGAGACGCTTGCCTGCGGCACGGACGGATACCTGCTCAAGGGCCATGTCACGCCGACGGAAACGCGCGCGCACGTGGAGCGGCTCGTAAAGGAACGGGTTAGAATGTAG